Proteins encoded by one window of Cyclobacteriaceae bacterium:
- a CDS encoding acyl-CoA thioesterase, whose product MPRKKKFPRESFVSMTELVLPNDTNTLNNLMGGRLMHWMDIVSAIAAQKHSNRIVVTASVDNISFKHPILLGNVVTLKAKVTRAFNSSMEVRIDVDAEDIPSGKKMESNSAFFTFVAVDQSGRPIDVPEIEPETDEDKEFYNGALRRRQLRLILAGRMKPHDAHELKSIFNLEE is encoded by the coding sequence ATGCCAAGAAAGAAAAAATTTCCGCGCGAATCATTTGTTAGCATGACTGAACTTGTGCTGCCCAATGATACCAATACACTCAACAACCTAATGGGTGGCCGGTTGATGCATTGGATGGATATTGTTTCAGCCATTGCCGCACAGAAACATTCCAATCGCATCGTAGTAACGGCATCTGTTGATAATATTTCTTTTAAGCACCCGATACTGTTAGGCAACGTAGTAACCCTGAAAGCCAAGGTTACGCGTGCATTCAACTCCTCCATGGAAGTACGCATTGATGTGGATGCCGAAGACATCCCATCCGGAAAGAAAATGGAAAGCAACAGTGCCTTCTTCACCTTCGTGGCTGTTGACCAAAGCGGTCGGCCGATTGATGTACCGGAAATTGAACCGGAAACGGATGAAGACAAGGAATTTTACAACGGTGCTTTACGCAGAAGACAACTTCGCCTGATACTTGCTGGTCGTATGAAGCCACACGATGCGCATGAACTGAAATCCATTTTTAACCTGGAGGAATGA
- a CDS encoding protein-L-isoaspartate(D-aspartate) O-methyltransferase — protein sequence MEMLEDNYRQRGLRNKLVKVLQNKGIKDERVLAAIGKVPRHVFFENAFLEHAYQDKAFPIGEGQTISQPYTVAFQTEKLEVKPGDKVLEIGTGSGYQACVLLEMGAKVFTIEYNKKLYETAKAFLPKLGYKPFFFFGDGSKGIPAKAPYNKIIVTAGAPIVPDALIDQLAEGGILVIPVGDRNKQVMLKITKKNGKLTKEEFDYFSFVPLLGEQGWGK from the coding sequence ATTGAAATGTTAGAGGATAATTACAGGCAGCGGGGGCTCCGAAATAAGCTGGTTAAAGTGCTGCAAAATAAGGGCATAAAAGATGAGCGTGTACTGGCCGCTATTGGCAAGGTTCCGCGCCATGTTTTCTTTGAAAATGCCTTCCTGGAGCACGCCTATCAGGATAAGGCTTTTCCCATTGGCGAAGGGCAAACCATCTCCCAACCCTATACGGTGGCCTTTCAAACCGAAAAACTGGAAGTAAAGCCGGGCGACAAAGTGCTGGAAATCGGCACAGGGTCAGGGTACCAGGCTTGCGTGCTGTTGGAAATGGGCGCCAAGGTGTTCACCATCGAATACAACAAGAAACTCTACGAAACCGCGAAAGCCTTTCTTCCTAAACTCGGGTACAAACCATTTTTCTTTTTTGGTGATGGATCAAAGGGAATTCCAGCAAAAGCTCCCTACAACAAAATCATTGTAACTGCAGGTGCACCCATCGTTCCGGATGCATTGATTGATCAACTTGCTGAGGGAGGTATATTGGTTATACCCGTTGGGGACCGAAACAAACAGGTGATGCTGAAGATCACCAAAAAGAACGGAAAGCTGACTAAAGAAGAATTCGATTATTTTAGCTTTGTGCCGCTATTGGGCGAACAAGGTTGGGGTAAATAG
- a CDS encoding TonB-dependent receptor: MLKLIRVLLCATTLTITMGVVHAQKIMGLVVEKNAKGVEEPLAGANVVWLGTTQGTSTEANGVFMIDPLEGATHLVISYVGYQSDTIKYNPQTRIKVILVPDELLDEVTVVGWKPSSGIDHTRGINTTVMTEKELFKAACCNLSESFETNPSVDVAFTDAITGTRQIQMLGLAGPNTMISIENMPGVRGLASSQGIQFIPGTWINSIQVTKGTGSVINGYESIAGQINVELKKPEESERLYVNGYVNNAARSELNLNYTAHVGEKWATTFLLHGSTRPFEMDSNDDSFLDFPTGSQFNAINRWVYNNGKGLLTQFGVKLLSDVKQGGQTDFGAEDRFTTNRYGFEIDTKRYEAWGKVGYQFNGKPYKSIGFQWSVMQHDHTSFYGFNEHDANEKSVYANLIYQSIIGSTNHKFKAGASFLYDRVDETFANQELDIIYRDTPVNSILFDRREFVPGVFMEYNYDAGGKFSAIAGLRLDHHNLFGPLYTPRLHLRYNATETTTFRVSGGRGIRLANLLTESTGVLASARQFVFTGLQTNYAYGYKPDMAWNYGVNLSQDFTLDYRPGSITVDYFYTDFENQVVLDMDYSTREARFFGLTGRSFSQSFQFQVDYELMRRFDLRMAYRWLDVQTDYTNGRLTRPLIPQHRAFVNLAYETKNRWKFDYTVQVLGKQRIPNTSANLPQYQRETYSTSYMLMNAQVTKDIKDKWSVYLGVENINNFTLDNPIVAADDPFGGHNNFDSSLVWGPIFGRMVYAGFRFRMN, from the coding sequence ATGTTGAAGTTAATTCGTGTGTTGCTGTGCGCAACAACACTCACCATAACTATGGGAGTTGTGCACGCGCAGAAAATAATGGGACTGGTGGTGGAGAAAAATGCGAAAGGTGTTGAGGAACCACTGGCTGGTGCCAATGTGGTGTGGCTGGGTACAACTCAAGGCACCTCAACAGAAGCAAATGGTGTGTTTATGATTGACCCATTGGAAGGCGCAACCCATCTGGTGATTAGTTATGTCGGGTACCAAAGTGATACGATAAAATATAACCCGCAAACCCGGATTAAAGTTATACTCGTTCCCGATGAGCTGTTGGATGAAGTAACGGTTGTCGGTTGGAAGCCGTCTTCCGGAATTGATCATACCCGCGGTATCAATACCACAGTGATGACGGAGAAAGAATTATTCAAGGCAGCATGCTGCAATTTGTCTGAGAGTTTTGAGACTAATCCATCGGTTGATGTGGCCTTCACCGATGCTATTACCGGCACGCGCCAGATTCAAATGTTGGGGTTGGCCGGTCCGAATACCATGATCTCAATTGAAAATATGCCTGGTGTTCGTGGATTAGCTTCCAGTCAAGGGATACAGTTTATACCGGGTACCTGGATAAACTCCATTCAGGTAACAAAGGGAACGGGCTCGGTGATCAATGGCTATGAAAGCATAGCCGGACAAATTAACGTAGAGTTGAAAAAACCTGAAGAGAGTGAGCGCCTGTATGTGAATGGCTATGTGAACAATGCCGCCCGTTCAGAGCTCAATCTCAACTATACTGCACATGTTGGCGAAAAATGGGCTACTACCTTTTTGCTTCATGGCAGTACCCGCCCGTTTGAAATGGATAGTAACGATGATTCCTTTCTGGATTTCCCAACAGGAAGTCAGTTTAATGCCATTAACCGTTGGGTGTATAACAATGGTAAAGGTTTGCTTACGCAATTTGGAGTGAAACTATTGAGCGATGTAAAGCAAGGTGGTCAAACCGATTTTGGCGCAGAAGATAGATTCACGACTAACCGGTATGGTTTTGAAATTGATACGAAACGTTATGAAGCTTGGGGAAAAGTAGGGTATCAATTTAACGGAAAGCCCTACAAGAGCATCGGCTTTCAGTGGTCAGTGATGCAACATGACCATACCAGTTTTTATGGGTTCAATGAACACGATGCGAATGAAAAATCAGTTTATGCGAACCTGATCTATCAATCGATTATCGGTTCTACCAATCATAAATTTAAAGCTGGTGCCAGCTTTTTGTATGATCGGGTAGATGAGACTTTCGCCAATCAGGAATTGGATATCATTTACAGAGATACTCCTGTGAATTCAATTCTTTTTGATCGAAGAGAATTTGTTCCCGGTGTTTTCATGGAGTACAACTATGATGCAGGCGGCAAGTTCTCTGCAATTGCAGGTTTACGCCTAGACCATCATAATTTATTTGGGCCACTTTATACACCTCGATTACACCTGCGTTACAACGCTACTGAAACCACAACATTTCGGGTATCGGGTGGAAGGGGAATACGATTGGCTAATCTCCTTACTGAAAGTACAGGTGTGTTGGCATCAGCCAGGCAGTTTGTATTCACTGGTTTGCAAACGAATTATGCGTACGGTTATAAACCCGATATGGCCTGGAATTATGGGGTAAACCTGTCGCAGGATTTTACACTGGATTACCGCCCGGGTTCCATCACGGTTGATTACTTCTATACGGATTTTGAAAACCAGGTGGTGCTGGATATGGATTACAGCACTCGGGAAGCACGATTTTTTGGACTGACCGGTAGGTCATTTTCACAAAGCTTTCAATTTCAGGTCGATTATGAGTTGATGCGCAGATTTGATTTGCGCATGGCCTATCGTTGGCTTGATGTGCAAACCGATTACACGAATGGTCGTTTAACCCGACCATTGATTCCGCAACATCGGGCTTTTGTAAACCTGGCGTATGAAACCAAAAACCGTTGGAAGTTCGACTACACGGTTCAGGTGTTAGGTAAGCAACGTATTCCTAATACGTCAGCGAATTTGCCGCAGTATCAGCGTGAAACCTATTCCACTTCGTATATGCTCATGAATGCACAGGTTACCAAGGATATTAAGGATAAATGGAGTGTTTACCTGGGTGTTGAAAACATCAACAACTTCACCTTAGACAATCCGATTGTAGCTGCTGACGATCCGTTTGGTGGGCACAATAATTTTGATTCTTCATTGGTGTGGGGGCCCATCTTTGGTAGGATGGTGTATGCCGGTTTCCGGTTTAGAATGAATTGA
- a CDS encoding sodium-translocating pyrophosphatase, giving the protein MENLLYYLPIFGVLGIIFVLWKSAWVNKQDAGSDKMKKIAGHIAEGAMAFLKAEYKILAIFVLCVAILLGVTANAETSSPLVAVSFILGAFCSALAGFIGMKVATKANVRTTQAARTSLGRALEVAFAGGSVMGMGVVGLGVLGLSTLFIIYSNMFGIDNQANLTQVITIITGFSFGASSIALFARVGGGIYTKAADVGADLVGKVEAGIPEDHPLNPATIADNVGDNVGDVAGMGADLFESYVGSIVGTMVLGAAFMVPGFVDNFNGLSAVLLPLVLAGVGIVMSFLGTFFVRVKEGGDPQRALNMGEFISSGLMIAASYFIITNMLPEQWTFTDPLYTNDDGTPFVRTMTAMGVFWATVIGLIAGLMVGLITEYYTGMGKKPVVSIVRQSSTGAATNIIAGLGVGMMSTALPIIIIAFSIIGAFYFGGLYGIAIAAVGMLSNLGIQLAVDAYGPISDNAGGIAEMSELPKDVRTRTDKLDAVGNTTAAIGKGFAIASAALTALALFGAFMTTAKLGSIDVSKANVMAGLFIGGMLPFVFSAMAMGAVGRAAMSMIEEVRRQFTSIPQLKAALDAMKRNGDKAIEEWSDEDKKIFHEADGKAEYGKCVEISTQAAIRQMVLPGLMAVIAPVLIAFLPGFGVEALGGMLAGVTVSGVLMAIFQSNAGGAWDNAKKSFEEGVEINGQKYYKKSEPHKAAVVGDTVGDPFKDTSGPSLNILLKLMSVVALVIAPLLAPSSQMEANVEQTKPTIEVVSTTPADEAEVK; this is encoded by the coding sequence ATGGAAAACTTACTCTATTATCTCCCGATATTCGGTGTATTGGGAATCATTTTCGTCTTATGGAAAAGCGCCTGGGTAAACAAGCAGGATGCAGGCTCAGACAAAATGAAAAAAATTGCCGGCCACATTGCCGAAGGCGCCATGGCCTTCCTGAAAGCCGAGTATAAAATATTGGCAATTTTCGTTTTATGCGTTGCCATATTGCTTGGTGTAACGGCAAATGCTGAAACCTCTTCACCGCTGGTGGCTGTCTCATTCATTTTGGGTGCCTTCTGTTCAGCGTTAGCCGGTTTTATCGGTATGAAGGTGGCAACCAAAGCAAACGTGCGCACTACTCAGGCTGCACGTACCAGCTTAGGCCGCGCCCTTGAGGTTGCTTTTGCCGGTGGTTCAGTTATGGGTATGGGCGTTGTTGGTCTTGGTGTGTTAGGGTTAAGCACCTTGTTCATCATTTACTCTAACATGTTTGGTATTGATAACCAGGCAAACCTGACCCAGGTAATTACTATCATCACTGGATTTTCATTTGGTGCTTCTTCTATTGCACTTTTTGCTCGTGTTGGTGGTGGTATTTATACCAAAGCTGCTGACGTAGGCGCTGACCTGGTAGGTAAAGTTGAAGCCGGTATTCCTGAAGATCACCCTTTGAACCCTGCAACGATCGCAGATAACGTTGGTGACAACGTAGGTGACGTTGCCGGTATGGGTGCCGACTTATTCGAATCATACGTAGGTTCCATTGTTGGTACCATGGTATTGGGTGCCGCGTTTATGGTGCCTGGTTTTGTAGATAATTTCAACGGACTTTCTGCGGTATTACTTCCGCTTGTTTTAGCTGGAGTAGGAATTGTAATGTCGTTCCTCGGAACATTCTTTGTTCGCGTAAAAGAAGGCGGTGATCCGCAAAGAGCTTTGAACATGGGTGAATTCATTTCATCAGGTTTAATGATTGCCGCTTCTTATTTCATTATTACCAATATGCTCCCTGAGCAGTGGACGTTCACTGATCCATTGTACACCAATGATGACGGAACTCCATTTGTTCGCACCATGACCGCTATGGGCGTATTCTGGGCAACCGTAATCGGTTTGATTGCCGGTTTGATGGTTGGTCTGATTACAGAATACTATACCGGTATGGGCAAGAAGCCAGTGGTTTCTATTGTTCGTCAGTCTTCAACAGGTGCGGCAACTAACATCATTGCGGGCCTGGGCGTGGGTATGATGTCAACCGCCCTTCCGATCATCATCATTGCATTTTCAATCATTGGCGCGTTCTACTTCGGTGGATTGTACGGTATCGCGATTGCTGCAGTAGGTATGCTTTCAAACCTGGGTATTCAATTAGCTGTGGATGCTTACGGTCCTATTTCTGACAATGCCGGTGGTATTGCTGAAATGTCGGAGTTACCGAAGGATGTACGTACCCGCACTGATAAGTTGGATGCGGTTGGAAATACCACAGCGGCTATCGGTAAAGGTTTTGCTATTGCTTCTGCTGCGCTTACCGCCCTTGCTCTGTTTGGTGCGTTCATGACAACCGCCAAGCTTGGCTCTATTGATGTATCAAAAGCCAACGTAATGGCTGGTTTATTCATCGGAGGTATGTTGCCTTTCGTATTCTCAGCTATGGCGATGGGCGCTGTTGGTCGTGCCGCGATGTCGATGATTGAAGAAGTGAGACGCCAGTTTACTTCCATCCCGCAATTGAAAGCTGCATTGGATGCCATGAAACGCAATGGCGACAAGGCTATTGAAGAATGGTCGGATGAAGACAAGAAAATATTCCATGAAGCAGATGGCAAGGCCGAATACGGTAAGTGTGTGGAGATTTCTACACAGGCTGCCATTCGTCAAATGGTGTTACCTGGCCTTATGGCCGTTATTGCTCCGGTACTAATTGCTTTCCTGCCGGGCTTCGGTGTGGAAGCATTGGGTGGTATGTTGGCCGGTGTTACCGTATCGGGTGTATTGATGGCTATTTTCCAATCGAATGCCGGTGGCGCCTGGGATAATGCCAAGAAAAGCTTTGAAGAAGGTGTTGAAATCAACGGCCAGAAGTACTATAAGAAATCTGAACCACACAAAGCAGCAGTTGTGGGCGACACGGTAGGTGATCCGTTCAAGGATACTTCCGGTCCTTCCCTGAACATCTTGTTA
- a CDS encoding heavy-metal-associated domain-containing protein, whose protein sequence is MKTNSFLILLLILALPVFVQAQDKVVTANIKVYGNCGMCKSRIEKALDHKGIKKATWNTKTKNLEVIYVSTRITEKQIHELVASVGHDTDQVKAKDTVYGKLPYCCLYRDHDHSGITDN, encoded by the coding sequence ATGAAAACCAATTCATTTTTAATTCTCCTACTGATTTTAGCTCTGCCTGTTTTTGTTCAGGCTCAGGATAAAGTTGTGACTGCCAACATCAAGGTTTATGGAAATTGTGGCATGTGTAAAAGCCGAATAGAAAAAGCCCTTGATCACAAGGGTATAAAAAAGGCAACCTGGAATACGAAGACGAAAAACCTTGAAGTGATTTATGTTTCTACACGAATCACTGAGAAGCAAATTCATGAACTGGTTGCTTCTGTTGGGCATGATACGGATCAGGTAAAGGCGAAGGACACCGTGTATGGCAAACTGCCTTACTGCTGCCTCTATCGCGATCATGATCACTCCGGTATCACCGATAACTAA